A DNA window from Sphingopyxis macrogoltabida contains the following coding sequences:
- a CDS encoding TetR/AcrR family transcriptional regulator: MTTNQPPAAPRRTPRPAAARDVPPAGGGIPVDAGRAPRGSARDKLIAAAHATVRRKGYAATTVDEICAAAGVTKGAFFHHFESKEALAIAAAEGWTERARPMFELPPHTRLVDPLDRLLGHIDFRFSMLDGPVEDFTCFVGTMVQEAYGTNPAIRAACEASINAYCEALAPDIEAAIARHGISQGVSAMSIARHVQAVLQGAFIMAKTTDDPAIARDSVTHLKRYILMLFGRG, translated from the coding sequence ATGACGACGAATCAGCCTCCTGCCGCGCCCCGGCGCACCCCGCGCCCCGCCGCCGCCCGCGATGTCCCCCCGGCGGGCGGCGGCATCCCGGTCGACGCGGGCCGGGCGCCGCGCGGCAGCGCGCGCGACAAGCTGATCGCCGCGGCGCATGCGACGGTGCGCCGTAAGGGTTATGCCGCAACGACGGTCGACGAGATCTGCGCCGCGGCGGGCGTCACCAAGGGCGCCTTCTTCCACCACTTCGAATCGAAGGAAGCGCTGGCGATCGCCGCCGCCGAAGGCTGGACCGAGCGTGCCCGCCCGATGTTCGAACTGCCGCCGCACACCAGGCTGGTCGACCCGCTCGACCGCCTGCTCGGCCATATCGACTTCCGCTTTTCGATGCTCGACGGCCCGGTCGAGGATTTCACCTGCTTCGTCGGCACGATGGTGCAGGAAGCCTATGGTACCAATCCGGCGATCCGCGCGGCGTGCGAGGCGAGCATCAACGCCTATTGCGAGGCGCTGGCCCCCGACATCGAGGCGGCGATCGCGCGCCACGGCATTTCGCAGGGCGTCAGCGCGATGAGCATCGCGCGTCACGTCCAAGCGGTGCTGCAGGGCGCCTTCATCATGGCGAAGACCACCGACGATCCCGCGATCGCGCGCGACAGCGTCACCCACCTGAAGCGTTACATCCTCATGCTGTTCGGCAGAGGCTGA
- a CDS encoding YifB family Mg chelatase-like AAA ATPase, producing MVAIVSTVAYLGLEARGVEVQCQITPGVPRFVVVGLPDKAVGESRERVRAAIAAIGLSLPPKVITVNLSPADLPKEGSHYDLPIALALLGAMGVVDAETLASYVVVGELGLDGRVAASPGVLLAALHAGSVERGLICPAAQGPEAAWAGHVEVLGAPDLLSLLGHFKGSALLAAPMPGEVEMPARGADLAQVKGQETAKRALEIAAAGAHNLMMSGPPGSGKSLMAACMPGILPELTPGEALEVSMIASVAGTLEGGRLVRARPFRAPHHSASMPALVGGGLRVRPGEVSLAHLGVLFLDELPEFQRGVLDSLRQPLETGEVSVARANAHVTFPARVQLVAAMNPCRCGHLGDPALACSRAPRCAADYQAKLSGPLLDRIDLHVEVQAVSAADLVLPPPTEGSAEVAARVAAARDIQTRRYADHKARTNAEIDGELLEAVATPDEPGRQLLAQAAEAMRLSARGYTRMLRVARTIADLAGAETVGRIHIAEALSYRRQAPRN from the coding sequence ATGGTCGCGATCGTTTCCACCGTCGCCTATCTCGGGCTCGAGGCGCGCGGGGTCGAGGTGCAGTGCCAGATCACGCCGGGCGTTCCCCGGTTCGTCGTCGTCGGGCTGCCCGACAAGGCGGTCGGCGAAAGCCGTGAGCGGGTGCGCGCCGCGATCGCCGCGATCGGCCTGTCGCTGCCGCCCAAGGTCATCACCGTCAACCTGTCGCCCGCCGACCTGCCCAAGGAAGGCTCGCACTACGACCTGCCGATCGCGCTGGCGCTGCTCGGCGCGATGGGGGTGGTCGATGCCGAAACGCTCGCTTCGTACGTGGTCGTCGGCGAACTCGGGCTCGACGGGCGCGTTGCGGCATCGCCCGGCGTCCTCCTCGCCGCGCTGCATGCGGGCAGCGTCGAGCGCGGGCTGATCTGCCCCGCCGCACAGGGACCCGAAGCGGCGTGGGCGGGCCATGTCGAGGTGCTCGGCGCGCCCGACCTCCTGTCGCTGCTCGGCCATTTCAAGGGCAGCGCGCTGCTCGCGGCGCCGATGCCGGGCGAGGTCGAAATGCCGGCGCGCGGCGCCGATTTGGCGCAGGTAAAGGGGCAGGAAACCGCGAAGCGCGCGCTCGAAATCGCCGCGGCCGGGGCGCATAATCTGATGATGTCGGGGCCGCCGGGGTCGGGCAAGTCGCTGATGGCCGCCTGCATGCCCGGCATCTTGCCCGAGCTGACCCCCGGCGAAGCGCTCGAAGTCTCGATGATCGCCTCGGTCGCCGGAACCCTCGAAGGCGGGCGGCTCGTCCGCGCGCGGCCGTTCCGCGCGCCGCATCATTCGGCGTCGATGCCGGCGCTCGTCGGCGGGGGCCTCCGCGTCCGGCCGGGCGAGGTCAGCCTCGCGCATCTCGGCGTGCTCTTCCTCGACGAGCTGCCCGAGTTCCAGCGCGGCGTGCTCGATTCGCTGCGCCAGCCGCTCGAAACGGGCGAGGTCAGCGTCGCGCGCGCCAATGCGCATGTGACCTTCCCGGCGCGCGTCCAGCTCGTTGCGGCGATGAACCCGTGCCGCTGCGGCCATCTCGGCGACCCGGCGCTCGCGTGCAGCCGCGCGCCGCGCTGTGCCGCCGATTATCAGGCAAAGCTGTCGGGCCCGCTGCTCGACCGCATCGACCTGCATGTCGAAGTGCAGGCCGTCAGCGCCGCCGACCTTGTCCTGCCGCCACCCACCGAAGGCAGTGCGGAGGTTGCGGCGCGCGTCGCGGCGGCGCGCGATATCCAGACGCGGCGCTATGCGGACCACAAGGCGCGCACCAATGCGGAGATCGACGGCGAACTGCTCGAAGCGGTCGCAACCCCCGACGAGCCGGGCCGCCAGTTGCTCGCACAGGCGGCCGAGGCGATGCGGCTGTCGGCGCGCGGCTATACGCGGATGCTGCGCGTCGCGCGGACGATCGCCGACCTCGCGGGCGCCGAAACCGTCGGCCGCATCCATATCGCCGAGGCGCTGAGCTACCGGCGGCAGGCGCCGCGGAACTGA
- a CDS encoding DUF1905 domain-containing protein — MEEIAFDAEIIEWRGPAPFLFAAIPDAHVGAIRYAALSESYGWGVVPVVARIGASDFTTSLFPRDGGYLLPVKVAVQRAEGVRLGDRVAVSLRVGRM; from the coding sequence GTGGAAGAGATCGCTTTCGATGCCGAGATTATCGAATGGCGCGGCCCGGCGCCGTTCCTGTTTGCCGCCATCCCCGATGCGCATGTTGGCGCGATCCGCTACGCGGCGCTGTCGGAAAGCTATGGCTGGGGTGTCGTGCCGGTTGTTGCGCGGATCGGGGCGAGCGATTTCACGACCTCGCTGTTCCCGCGCGACGGCGGCTATCTTCTACCGGTGAAGGTCGCGGTGCAGCGGGCCGAGGGTGTCAGGCTAGGCGACCGGGTGGCGGTGTCGTTGCGGGTCGGGCGAATGTAA
- a CDS encoding bactofilin family protein, with amino-acid sequence MATGARHTTFSILGSDVVVTGNVAASVDLHVDGKIDGDLKCANLVQGEASEIKGAVVAETAKIAGLLDGSIEAKTLIVHATARITGDVIYENITIENGGKVDGKLSHRRHGAGAAKAPPPLEVVENKSALGI; translated from the coding sequence ATGGCGACCGGCGCCCGTCATACGACCTTTTCGATCCTCGGGTCGGACGTCGTCGTCACCGGCAATGTTGCCGCCAGCGTCGACCTGCACGTCGACGGCAAGATCGACGGCGACCTGAAATGCGCCAACCTCGTCCAGGGCGAGGCGAGCGAGATCAAGGGCGCGGTGGTCGCCGAGACCGCCAAGATCGCGGGCCTGCTCGACGGATCGATCGAGGCGAAGACGCTGATCGTTCATGCGACCGCACGGATCACCGGCGACGTGATCTACGAAAACATCACGATCGAGAATGGCGGCAAGGTCGACGGCAAACTCAGCCATCGCCGTCATGGCGCGGGCGCCGCCAAGGCGCCGCCGCCGTTGGAAGTGGTCGAGAACAAGTCGGCTTTGGGAATCTGA
- a CDS encoding M23 family metallopeptidase, translating into MSSLSTGLRQWRERVSALFQDHEIFVRTHGHVRFLRVSAVWQKRVALIAGLVLLAWAGATLAVLVNQLLSSGERAEVAQKQAAAAAAEARIAKYRDRVAETAADLEERQNQLDEWQKSYFGDEPAIPGEAAATGAEAKPAPLKTSAIDPNLPPEAQALARIEARQEAFSARLLAAVSARAAKAESAVAKLGLDPASLVRSAAAGRGGPFIPYRGRLGRAGELGKGFAALEGALFRMEVLERTLVAIPSGQPANVLMLSSSYGYRSDPFTGAGAMHSGLDFPGPIGSPILAAAPGKVVFVGQKSGYGNVVEVDHGQGILTRYAHLSGFTTRVGSAVAAGQQIAKMGSTGRSTGSHLHFEVRLNGAAVNPRRFLEAKADVLEVKADARQRVGALAAGTGGAR; encoded by the coding sequence TTGTCTTCGTTATCGACGGGTCTGCGCCAGTGGCGCGAGCGCGTTTCTGCGCTGTTTCAGGACCATGAAATCTTCGTTCGCACGCACGGTCACGTGCGCTTCCTGCGCGTCAGCGCGGTCTGGCAAAAGCGCGTCGCGCTGATCGCCGGGCTCGTCCTGCTCGCCTGGGCCGGTGCCACGCTCGCCGTGCTCGTCAACCAGTTGCTCAGCTCCGGCGAACGCGCCGAAGTCGCGCAGAAGCAGGCCGCCGCCGCAGCGGCCGAGGCGCGCATCGCCAAATATCGCGACCGCGTCGCCGAAACCGCTGCCGACCTCGAAGAGCGGCAGAACCAGCTCGACGAATGGCAGAAGAGCTATTTCGGCGACGAGCCCGCGATCCCGGGCGAAGCCGCGGCAACCGGTGCCGAAGCGAAACCCGCGCCGCTGAAGACCAGCGCCATCGACCCCAATCTGCCGCCCGAAGCGCAGGCGCTGGCGCGGATCGAGGCGCGACAGGAAGCCTTTTCGGCGCGCCTGCTCGCAGCGGTCAGCGCGCGCGCCGCGAAAGCCGAAAGCGCGGTTGCCAAGCTCGGCCTCGACCCCGCTTCGCTGGTGCGCAGCGCTGCGGCCGGCCGCGGTGGTCCCTTCATTCCCTATCGCGGCCGCCTCGGCCGTGCGGGCGAACTCGGCAAGGGCTTTGCCGCGCTCGAAGGTGCGCTGTTCCGAATGGAAGTGCTCGAACGCACGCTCGTCGCGATCCCCTCGGGACAGCCCGCCAATGTGCTGATGCTCTCGTCGAGCTACGGCTATCGCAGCGACCCCTTCACCGGCGCCGGCGCGATGCACTCGGGGCTCGATTTCCCTGGCCCGATCGGTAGCCCGATCCTCGCGGCCGCGCCCGGCAAGGTCGTTTTCGTCGGCCAGAAGTCGGGTTACGGCAATGTCGTCGAAGTCGATCACGGTCAGGGCATCCTGACCCGCTACGCCCATCTTTCGGGTTTCACGACGCGGGTCGGCAGCGCGGTTGCCGCGGGCCAGCAGATCGCTAAAATGGGTTCGACCGGCCGCTCGACCGGCAGTCACCTGCATTTCGAAGTCCGTCTGAACGGCGCCGCGGTCAATCCGCGCCGCTTCCTGGAGGCCAAAGCCGATGTTCTCGAAGTCAAAGCCGACGCACGACAGCGAGTCGGCGCCCTCGCAGCCGGCACCGGCGGTGCCCGCTAA
- a CDS encoding methyltransferase family protein, protein MSSLTPSGGGNPASVLPAVSPVRPRSAVSAGVGIVGLLGLFSYLILARYAPEIAGFLGIDWGDRGRMDGPNSAIASVLACGLPMVLWSVFVDKVHRNPSTGIDWSLRRPWRETVDISLTKLAGLWATWALIALTYATMRYYWEGNYAFSMDLLERVAPWLLGISVVYMLWLDRRLVEPRDGCWQFGHWLIAGHKTGGGQPVDSRAIWHHLRAWTVKGFFTAFMLSIVPGNFSSLVAVPMSEVLANPFTVGLWTINLLYLVDVHIATVGYILTMKPLDSHIRTANPYGMAWVAALICYPPFILMNGGPLDYQVGGADWGYWLQGHETLTAIWGVVLVALISIYAWATMAFGIRFSNLTHRGVITHGPYSFTRHPAYISKNLSWWVGSMPFLVTTGGWIEAARNVILLGLVSGVYYWRAKTEEKHLFADPAYQAYWNWAQHHALVPRLFAKLSGRTQPLIRLEPDPRVGPVA, encoded by the coding sequence ATGTCCAGCCTTACCCCTTCAGGTGGCGGCAATCCCGCCTCCGTTCTGCCCGCCGTCAGTCCTGTGCGGCCGCGCTCGGCGGTCAGCGCCGGGGTCGGAATCGTCGGCCTGCTCGGGCTGTTTTCCTATTTGATCCTCGCGCGTTACGCGCCCGAGATCGCGGGTTTCCTTGGCATCGACTGGGGCGACCGCGGGCGGATGGACGGCCCCAATTCGGCGATCGCCAGCGTGCTCGCCTGCGGTCTGCCGATGGTGCTGTGGTCGGTTTTCGTCGACAAGGTGCACCGCAATCCGTCGACCGGAATCGACTGGTCGCTGCGCCGCCCGTGGCGCGAGACGGTCGATATCAGCCTGACCAAGCTTGCCGGGCTGTGGGCAACCTGGGCGCTGATCGCGCTGACCTATGCGACAATGCGCTATTATTGGGAGGGCAATTACGCCTTTTCGATGGACCTGCTCGAACGCGTCGCGCCGTGGCTGCTCGGGATATCGGTCGTCTATATGCTGTGGCTCGACCGCCGCCTCGTCGAACCGCGCGATGGCTGCTGGCAATTCGGACACTGGCTGATCGCAGGCCATAAAACAGGGGGCGGCCAGCCGGTCGATAGCCGCGCAATCTGGCATCATCTGCGCGCGTGGACGGTGAAGGGCTTTTTCACCGCCTTCATGCTGTCGATCGTGCCGGGCAATTTCTCGTCGCTCGTCGCGGTGCCGATGAGCGAGGTGCTCGCCAACCCGTTCACGGTCGGGCTGTGGACGATCAACCTCCTCTACCTCGTCGACGTCCATATCGCGACGGTAGGCTATATCCTGACGATGAAGCCGCTCGATTCGCACATCCGGACGGCGAACCCCTATGGCATGGCGTGGGTCGCGGCGCTGATCTGCTATCCGCCCTTCATCCTGATGAACGGCGGCCCGCTCGACTATCAGGTCGGCGGCGCCGACTGGGGTTACTGGCTGCAGGGTCATGAGACGCTGACGGCGATCTGGGGCGTCGTGCTCGTCGCGCTTATCTCGATCTACGCCTGGGCGACGATGGCGTTCGGCATCCGCTTTTCCAATCTGACGCATCGCGGGGTCATTACGCACGGGCCGTACAGCTTCACGCGGCACCCCGCTTATATTTCGAAGAATCTGAGCTGGTGGGTCGGGTCGATGCCTTTCCTCGTCACCACCGGCGGCTGGATCGAGGCGGCACGCAACGTCATCCTGCTCGGGCTGGTCAGCGGCGTCTATTACTGGCGTGCGAAGACCGAGGAGAAGCACCTCTTCGCCGATCCCGCCTATCAGGCCTATTGGAACTGGGCGCAGCACCATGCCCTTGTCCCGCGCCTGTTCGCGAAGCTCAGTGGCCGGACGCAGCCGCTGATCCGGCTGGAACCCGACCCGCGCGTCGGCCCGGTCGCCTGA
- a CDS encoding TonB-dependent receptor yields MRHFPSATAIAPVLVALAAAGWAAPAAAQDASAAPVAEDSGLGDIIVTAQRREESLQDVPVSVSVLSGGTLDAITSSGSDVRVLAGRVPSLNIESSFGRTFPRFYIRGLGNTDFDLNASQPVSLVYDDVVLENPILKGFPIFDLDRVEVLRGPQGTLFGRNTPAGIVKFDTVKPGKTGGYARVSYGRYGNSQVEVAAGAADDNGFSVRLSGLYQHRDDWVDNVATTKNKDLGGYDDIAARLQLQYESGPFTGRLTGQVRVYDGSAIIFRANTQVPGSNKLVGLGGAGTKFERDKVWQDGLNFQKLNTYNVGLNLEYDFGPVTAYSITSYWNGNFRSRGDIDGGFGAVFLPESGPGLIPFQAQSQDNVPSLDQFTQEIRIASNNSGGLGYQFGAFYFNEDLDISSFEFGGPTDATPSAIAVQRQESEAYGIFGSVNYAFDNGLKLQAGARYNHDTRDFVASRPVETRPIFVVNPNTPVPPQAATVKGKLLTWDASATWEATDGFNIYARVARGYRAPSVQGRLTFSRVISTADQEETMSYEAGIKTSFLDNRVRFNLTGYYFDTKDLQLTAVGGTSNVASLLNVDAKGHGIEAELQAAPVTGLTFSVGGAWNIAKIDDANAFVAGCGSATPCTVLDPQRPGSPGIYSIDGNQLPQSPKWTVNWTAGYEFPVGNGAIYAFTDWYYRSKIQFFLYQSVEFSDDKMLEGGLRVGYRTDRFDIAGFVRNITNDASPTGGIDFNNITSYVNEPRIWGVEAGVKF; encoded by the coding sequence ATGCGCCACTTTCCTTCCGCTACCGCTATAGCCCCCGTTCTGGTCGCGCTCGCCGCCGCCGGCTGGGCAGCCCCCGCCGCCGCACAGGACGCGTCCGCCGCACCCGTCGCCGAAGACAGCGGCCTCGGCGACATCATCGTCACCGCGCAGCGCCGCGAGGAAAGCCTGCAGGACGTGCCGGTTTCGGTCAGCGTGCTGTCGGGCGGCACGCTCGATGCCATCACCTCGTCGGGCAGCGACGTGCGCGTGCTCGCGGGCCGCGTTCCCAGCCTGAACATCGAAAGCTCGTTCGGCCGCACCTTCCCGCGCTTCTATATCCGCGGCCTCGGCAACACCGACTTCGACCTCAACGCGTCGCAGCCGGTCAGCCTCGTCTATGACGACGTCGTCCTCGAAAACCCGATCCTCAAGGGCTTCCCGATCTTCGACCTCGACCGCGTCGAAGTGCTGCGCGGGCCGCAGGGCACGCTGTTCGGCCGCAACACCCCGGCCGGCATCGTCAAGTTCGACACCGTCAAGCCCGGCAAGACCGGCGGCTATGCGCGCGTCAGCTATGGCCGTTATGGCAACAGCCAAGTTGAAGTGGCGGCAGGCGCCGCCGACGACAATGGCTTCTCGGTCCGCCTGTCGGGCCTCTATCAGCACCGCGACGACTGGGTCGACAATGTCGCGACGACGAAGAACAAGGACCTTGGCGGCTATGACGACATCGCCGCGCGCCTCCAGCTTCAGTATGAAAGCGGTCCCTTCACCGGCCGCCTGACCGGTCAAGTCCGCGTCTACGACGGTTCGGCGATCATCTTCCGCGCCAACACGCAGGTCCCGGGCAGCAACAAGCTGGTCGGCCTCGGCGGCGCCGGCACCAAGTTCGAGCGCGACAAGGTGTGGCAGGACGGGCTCAACTTCCAGAAGCTCAACACCTATAATGTCGGGCTGAACCTCGAATATGATTTCGGGCCGGTGACCGCTTACTCGATCACCTCCTACTGGAACGGCAATTTCCGCAGCCGCGGCGACATCGACGGCGGCTTCGGCGCCGTGTTCCTGCCCGAATCGGGTCCGGGCCTGATCCCGTTCCAGGCGCAGAGCCAGGACAATGTGCCGAGCCTCGACCAGTTCACGCAGGAAATCCGCATCGCGTCGAACAACAGCGGCGGGCTCGGCTATCAGTTCGGCGCCTTCTACTTCAATGAAGACCTCGACATCTCGAGCTTCGAGTTCGGCGGCCCGACCGACGCGACGCCGTCGGCGATCGCGGTTCAGCGTCAGGAAAGCGAAGCCTATGGCATCTTCGGTTCGGTCAACTATGCGTTCGACAATGGGCTGAAGCTGCAGGCCGGCGCGCGCTACAACCATGACACGCGCGATTTCGTCGCGTCGCGTCCGGTCGAAACGCGCCCGATCTTCGTCGTCAACCCGAACACGCCGGTTCCGCCGCAGGCGGCGACCGTGAAGGGCAAACTGCTGACGTGGGACGCCAGCGCGACCTGGGAAGCGACCGACGGCTTCAACATCTATGCGCGCGTCGCGCGCGGCTATCGCGCGCCGTCGGTGCAGGGCCGCCTGACCTTCTCGCGCGTCATTTCGACCGCCGATCAGGAAGAGACGATGTCGTATGAGGCGGGGATCAAGACCTCCTTCCTCGACAACCGCGTCCGCTTCAACCTGACCGGCTATTACTTCGACACCAAGGACCTGCAGCTCACTGCGGTCGGCGGCACCTCGAACGTCGCCAGCCTGCTCAACGTCGATGCGAAGGGCCATGGCATCGAGGCCGAACTGCAGGCAGCCCCGGTAACGGGGCTGACCTTCTCGGTCGGCGGCGCCTGGAACATCGCCAAGATCGACGATGCCAATGCCTTCGTCGCCGGCTGCGGCTCGGCCACGCCGTGCACCGTGCTCGACCCGCAGCGTCCGGGCAGCCCCGGCATCTATTCGATCGACGGCAACCAGTTGCCGCAGTCGCCGAAGTGGACGGTGAACTGGACCGCGGGTTATGAATTCCCAGTCGGCAATGGCGCGATCTATGCGTTCACCGACTGGTATTACCGCTCGAAGATCCAGTTCTTCCTCTATCAGTCGGTCGAATTCTCGGACGACAAGATGCTCGAGGGCGGGCTGCGCGTCGGTTATCGCACCGACCGCTTCGACATCGCGGGCTTCGTGCGCAACATCACCAACGATGCGTCGCCGACCGGCGGCATCGATTTCAACAACATCACCAGCTACGTCAACGAACCCCGCATCTGGGGCGTCGAGGCGGGCGTGAAGTTCTGA
- a CDS encoding helicase HerA-like domain-containing protein: MSDGAAGEIYIGLGGGGAKDGPRQSLVLKRANRHGLIAGATGTGKTVTLQGLAEGFSAVGVPVFVADVKGDLAGMAMAGSPTSKMHEIFAARAAEIGDSEWAYRDNPVIFWDLFGEQGHPIRTTISEMGPLLLARLMGLNEVQEGVLAIAFRVADEQNLLLLDMGDLQAMLAWCAENADELTTRYGNVSKATVGTIQRQLLTLESQGGDHFFGEPALDIMDMIRTDENGRGYVNILAADKLMASPKLYATFLLWLLSEMFETLPEVGDPDKPKLVFFFDEAHLLFDDAPPALAEKIEQVVRLIRSKGVGVYFVTQNPIDIPEDVAGQLGNRVQHALRAFTPRDQKAVKAAAETFRPNPKVDVAREITELKVGEALVSLLMADGAPSPVERTLIKPPCSRAGPLEAKERAIIKSISPVEGKYDTVVDRESAEELLAAKAEQAQAAAVEAKAQAEADKQAAIAAKEEAKRKVAEEKERLRQEKAAAREAAKPSFAEKMVQSAARSAATNLGRQVAGKFGGQLMRGILGSLFK, from the coding sequence GTGAGCGACGGCGCAGCAGGTGAAATCTATATCGGCCTCGGTGGCGGCGGCGCAAAGGACGGGCCGCGCCAGTCGCTGGTCCTGAAGCGCGCGAACCGGCACGGGCTGATCGCCGGTGCGACGGGCACCGGCAAGACGGTGACGTTGCAAGGATTGGCCGAGGGATTTTCGGCGGTCGGCGTTCCGGTGTTCGTCGCCGATGTGAAGGGCGACCTTGCCGGCATGGCGATGGCGGGCAGCCCGACGTCGAAGATGCACGAGATTTTCGCCGCGCGGGCGGCCGAGATCGGCGACAGCGAGTGGGCGTATCGCGACAATCCGGTGATCTTCTGGGACCTGTTCGGCGAACAGGGCCACCCGATCCGCACGACGATCTCGGAAATGGGGCCGTTGCTGCTCGCGCGGTTGATGGGTCTCAACGAAGTCCAGGAAGGCGTGCTCGCGATCGCTTTCCGCGTCGCCGACGAACAGAATCTGCTCCTGCTCGACATGGGCGACCTGCAGGCGATGCTCGCCTGGTGCGCCGAGAATGCCGACGAGCTGACCACCAGATATGGCAATGTGTCGAAGGCGACCGTCGGGACGATCCAGCGGCAATTGCTGACGCTGGAAAGCCAGGGCGGCGATCATTTCTTCGGCGAACCCGCGCTCGACATCATGGACATGATCCGCACCGACGAGAACGGCCGCGGCTATGTGAATATCCTCGCCGCCGACAAGTTGATGGCGAGCCCCAAGCTTTATGCGACTTTCCTACTCTGGCTCTTGAGCGAGATGTTCGAGACGCTTCCCGAGGTCGGCGATCCCGACAAGCCCAAGCTGGTCTTCTTCTTCGACGAAGCGCACCTGCTGTTCGACGACGCGCCGCCCGCGCTCGCGGAGAAGATCGAACAGGTCGTGCGCCTGATCCGTTCGAAGGGCGTCGGCGTCTATTTCGTCACCCAGAACCCGATCGACATTCCCGAGGACGTGGCGGGCCAGCTCGGCAATCGCGTCCAGCATGCGCTCCGCGCCTTCACCCCGCGCGACCAGAAGGCGGTCAAGGCGGCCGCCGAAACCTTCCGCCCCAATCCCAAGGTCGACGTCGCGCGCGAGATCACCGAACTGAAGGTCGGTGAGGCGCTGGTGTCGTTGCTGATGGCCGACGGCGCGCCGTCGCCGGTCGAGCGTACTTTGATCAAGCCGCCCTGCTCGCGTGCCGGGCCGCTGGAGGCCAAGGAACGCGCGATTATCAAGTCGATCTCCCCGGTCGAGGGCAAGTACGATACGGTCGTCGACCGCGAAAGCGCCGAGGAACTGCTCGCCGCGAAAGCCGAGCAGGCGCAGGCGGCGGCGGTAGAAGCGAAGGCGCAGGCCGAAGCCGACAAGCAGGCCGCGATCGCTGCGAAGGAAGAGGCGAAACGCAAGGTTGCCGAGGAAAAGGAACGGCTGCGGCAGGAAAAGGCGGCAGCGCGCGAGGCGGCGAAGCCGAGCTTTGCCGAAAAGATGGTGCAATCGGCGGCGCGCTCGGCCGCGACCAATCTCGGCCGGCAGGTCGCCGGCAAGTTCGGCGGCCAGTTGATGCGCGGCATATTGGGCAGCCTGTTCAAGTGA
- a CDS encoding cytochrome P450, with product MTKPILPGEVAAAVINPVAYGQWEPLHEQLAWARANAPLAVAENPNHDPFWLVTRHADIMAISRDPQRFANGIRPTVLTDRDGEALARAATPNNDGHLIRSLVQMDAPDHMKYRLLTQSWFMPKNLKIVEERIREIARDTVDHMLEAGGECDFARDVAAHYPLRVIMDILGVPPEDEPRMLMLTQQLFGPTDPELNRSREAITSAEQAIAMLNYVIADFENYFGALTADRRANPREDIATVIANAMVGGEQIPDRELAGYYMIIATAGHDTTSASTAGAMMELAKNPALFERFRSAESDKAGLIEEAIRWTTPVQHFMRSAKEDVEIGGQTIHAGDWLMLNYVSGNRDEEVFTDPFAFDPDRVKNQQIAFGFGAHVCLGQHLARMEMRILMEELLPRLKSLELAGEPARVESVFVGGLKRLPLHFRTH from the coding sequence ATGACAAAACCTATATTACCTGGAGAGGTAGCCGCTGCGGTCATCAACCCCGTCGCTTACGGGCAGTGGGAACCGCTTCACGAACAATTGGCGTGGGCCCGCGCCAACGCCCCGCTCGCGGTCGCGGAAAATCCCAATCACGACCCGTTCTGGCTCGTCACCCGCCACGCCGACATCATGGCGATCAGCCGCGATCCGCAGCGTTTCGCCAACGGCATCCGGCCGACCGTGCTCACCGACCGTGACGGCGAGGCGCTGGCGCGCGCCGCGACGCCGAACAATGACGGGCACCTCATCCGTTCGCTCGTCCAGATGGATGCGCCCGACCATATGAAATACCGGCTGCTGACGCAGAGCTGGTTCATGCCCAAGAATCTGAAGATCGTCGAGGAACGCATCCGCGAAATCGCACGCGACACGGTCGATCATATGCTGGAGGCCGGCGGCGAATGCGACTTCGCGCGCGATGTCGCCGCGCATTATCCGCTCCGCGTCATCATGGACATTCTGGGCGTCCCGCCGGAAGACGAGCCGCGGATGCTGATGCTCACGCAGCAATTATTCGGTCCGACCGATCCCGAACTGAACCGCAGCCGTGAGGCGATCACCAGCGCCGAACAGGCGATCGCGATGCTCAACTATGTCATCGCCGACTTCGAGAATTATTTCGGCGCGCTCACCGCCGACCGGCGCGCCAACCCGCGCGAGGATATCGCGACGGTGATCGCCAATGCGATGGTGGGCGGTGAGCAGATTCCCGACCGCGAGCTTGCCGGCTATTATATGATCATCGCGACCGCCGGGCACGACACGACGAGCGCCTCGACCGCCGGCGCAATGATGGAGCTGGCGAAGAACCCGGCGCTGTTCGAGCGCTTCCGCAGCGCCGAAAGCGACAAGGCGGGACTGATCGAGGAAGCGATCCGCTGGACGACACCGGTTCAGCATTTCATGCGTAGCGCCAAGGAAGACGTCGAGATCGGCGGCCAGACGATCCACGCGGGCGACTGGCTGATGCTGAACTATGTCTCGGGCAACCGCGATGAGGAAGTCTTCACCGATCCCTTCGCCTTCGATCCCGACCGCGTAAAGAACCAGCAGATCGCTTTCGGCTTTGGTGCGCATGTCTGCCTTGGCCAGCATCTGGCGCGCATGGAGATGCGGATCCTGATGGAGGAATTGTTGCCGCGGCTGAAAAGCCTCGAACTGGCGGGCGAGCCCGCGCGGGTCGAATCGGTGTTTGTCGGCGGGCTCAAACGGTTGCCGCTGCATTTCCGGACTCATTAG